The Verrucomicrobium spinosum DSM 4136 = JCM 18804 genome includes a region encoding these proteins:
- a CDS encoding L-threonylcarbamoyladenylate synthase produces METRTLPTDHPEAFRLAVDEAVRALSAGEVVALPTETVYGLAADALNADAVAKVFAAKERPAFDPLIVHLPHKKDLDLVAEVPEDIAEVVKKITEKFWPGPLTIVLPKKAVVPDLVTAGMPTVAVRASNHLVFNRVARSLDKPLAAPSANRFGSISPTSASAVQAELDGRIPLILDAGATMHGLESTIIRIEAAKPKARIIILRPGPITPDDLKPFGKPILARNLKPEEQEKLEAPGQLPSHYAPRTPLRLLESPEEFTPEPGKKYALLSYRGDPDDGYSDLAEWDHVMVLSPGKGKLPEAAVRFFFALRELDKLGVDEIIAEPLPERELGLAMMDRLRRASVKRS; encoded by the coding sequence ATGGAAACACGCACTCTCCCTACCGACCATCCCGAAGCCTTTCGTTTAGCCGTGGATGAGGCGGTGCGTGCGCTGTCCGCCGGGGAGGTGGTGGCGCTGCCGACGGAGACGGTTTATGGTCTGGCGGCGGATGCGCTGAATGCAGATGCGGTGGCGAAGGTGTTTGCGGCAAAGGAGCGCCCGGCGTTTGACCCTCTCATCGTGCACCTGCCGCACAAGAAGGATCTCGACCTGGTGGCAGAGGTTCCAGAGGACATTGCGGAAGTGGTGAAGAAGATCACCGAGAAATTCTGGCCCGGTCCGCTCACGATCGTGCTGCCGAAGAAGGCGGTGGTGCCGGATCTGGTGACCGCTGGCATGCCCACGGTGGCGGTGCGGGCGAGCAATCACCTGGTTTTCAATCGCGTGGCCCGGTCGCTGGACAAGCCGCTGGCGGCTCCGAGCGCGAACCGTTTTGGCTCGATCAGCCCGACCTCGGCCTCGGCCGTGCAGGCGGAGCTGGACGGCCGCATCCCTCTTATTTTGGACGCGGGTGCGACCATGCACGGTCTGGAGAGCACGATCATCCGGATCGAGGCGGCGAAGCCCAAGGCGCGCATCATCATCCTGCGTCCTGGCCCGATCACGCCGGATGACCTGAAGCCCTTTGGCAAACCGATCCTGGCCAGGAATCTGAAGCCGGAAGAGCAGGAGAAGCTGGAGGCCCCGGGCCAACTGCCCTCCCACTACGCCCCGCGGACGCCGCTGCGCCTGCTGGAGTCCCCGGAGGAATTCACCCCCGAGCCGGGCAAGAAGTACGCGCTGCTGAGCTACCGGGGCGACCCGGACGATGGCTACTCGGACCTGGCGGAGTGGGACCACGTGATGGTGCTCAGCCCCGGGAAAGGGAAGCTGCCGGAGGCGGCGGTGCGGTTCTTCTTTGCCCTGCGGGAGCTCGACAAGCTGGGGGTGGATGAAATCATCGCCGAACCTCTGCCAGAGAGGGAGCTCGGCCTGGCCATGATGGATCGGCTGCGCCGTGCGTCGGTGAAACGATCTTAA
- a CDS encoding ABC transporter ATP-binding protein has protein sequence MSAADREVILEATDLTREFDGVTVLDRFNFKLHKGEVLGLLGANGAGKTTAMNMLLGLTTPTSGTIRAFGMDFVKHRLEVLKRANFSSAYTSLPNNLLVWQNLTVFAKIYGVSNVKQKITELLELFEIADLRKRVTGQLSAGESTRLNLCKALLNDPELLLLDEPTASLDPDIADKVRKTIRKVQKERGISILYTSHLMKDIEEVCDRVIFLHKGRIVAEGSPEEIVKKADAASLEEVFIKIARSGDLAVTAAEGASASP, from the coding sequence ATGAGCGCCGCTGATCGTGAAGTCATCCTCGAAGCCACTGACCTGACCCGGGAGTTCGACGGTGTGACCGTCCTGGACCGGTTCAACTTCAAACTCCACAAGGGCGAGGTGCTGGGGCTGCTGGGGGCGAATGGCGCGGGCAAGACCACGGCGATGAACATGTTGCTGGGGCTGACCACGCCGACCTCGGGCACGATCCGGGCGTTTGGCATGGATTTTGTGAAGCATCGCCTGGAGGTGCTGAAGCGGGCGAACTTCTCCTCTGCTTACACCAGCCTGCCGAACAATCTCCTGGTCTGGCAGAATCTGACGGTCTTCGCCAAGATCTACGGCGTGTCGAATGTGAAGCAGAAGATCACGGAGCTGCTGGAGCTCTTTGAGATCGCAGACCTGCGCAAGCGGGTGACGGGGCAACTCTCCGCCGGGGAAAGCACGCGGCTGAATCTGTGCAAGGCGCTGCTTAATGATCCTGAACTCCTCCTGCTGGATGAGCCGACCGCGAGCCTGGACCCGGACATTGCGGACAAGGTGCGCAAGACCATCCGCAAGGTGCAGAAGGAGCGTGGCATCAGCATCCTGTACACCTCCCACCTCATGAAGGACATCGAGGAGGTGTGCGACCGGGTGATCTTCCTGCACAAGGGCCGGATCGTGGCCGAGGGTTCCCCGGAGGAGATTGTGAAGAAGGCTGATGCGGCCTCGCTGGAGGAGGTGTTCATCAAGATCGCCCGCAGCGGCGACCTGGCGGTGACGGCTGCGGAAGGTGCTTCTGCCTCCCCCTAG
- a CDS encoding ABC transporter permease: protein MNPRIVSALVLRYLYLYGRTPMRLIELIFWPIVELLIWGYLSMYLKEHAGAAIPTIVGHLLGGIILWDVIFRAQQGVAISFLEDVWTRNLLNVFVAPVRNMEYLAATFIIGFFRILVTVTMLSVISFSLYQFSVFEMHWAILPFFGNLLVTGWALGMISTALILRWGQAAESLAWAVPFFIQPFTAVVYPVAMIKPEWVQYVAQALPSTHVFEGMREMLSHHTFNWPHFFWACGLNVVFLGVAGWIFSSTLNTTRKRGLLTKFATQ, encoded by the coding sequence ATGAATCCACGCATCGTCAGCGCTCTTGTTCTCCGCTACCTGTATCTCTATGGTCGCACGCCCATGCGGCTCATTGAGCTGATCTTCTGGCCCATCGTGGAGCTGCTCATCTGGGGCTATCTGAGCATGTATCTGAAGGAGCATGCGGGGGCGGCGATCCCGACGATCGTGGGGCACCTGCTGGGCGGCATCATTCTGTGGGATGTGATCTTCCGTGCGCAGCAGGGCGTGGCCATCTCGTTCCTGGAGGACGTGTGGACGCGGAACCTCCTGAACGTGTTTGTGGCTCCGGTGCGCAACATGGAGTACCTGGCGGCCACGTTCATCATCGGGTTCTTCCGCATCCTGGTGACGGTGACGATGCTGTCGGTTATTTCCTTTTCACTTTACCAGTTCAGCGTGTTTGAGATGCACTGGGCCATTCTGCCCTTCTTTGGGAACCTGCTGGTGACAGGCTGGGCGCTGGGCATGATCTCCACCGCGCTGATCCTGCGCTGGGGCCAGGCCGCGGAGTCCCTGGCCTGGGCGGTGCCGTTCTTCATCCAGCCGTTCACTGCGGTGGTGTACCCAGTGGCGATGATCAAGCCGGAGTGGGTGCAGTATGTGGCCCAGGCCCTGCCTTCCACGCATGTGTTTGAAGGCATGCGGGAGATGCTGAGTCATCACACCTTCAACTGGCCGCACTTCTTCTGGGCCTGCGGATTGAACGTCGTGTTCCTTGGGGTGGCGGGGTGGATCTTCTCGTCCACGTTGAACACGACGCGGAAGCGCGGGTTGCTGACGAAGTTTGCAACGCAGTAG
- the panC gene encoding pantoate--beta-alanine ligase produces MTLLPTLAELNTWRSAQSGPVVFVPTMGALHEGHLQLMRDARQIAGEGGRVIVSIFVNPLQFGPKEDFAKYPRELEADAAKCASVGVDAIFAPDAADMYPPDRSVMVLETRLSTGLCGASRPGHFDGVGTVVLKLFNLVQPHTAVFGKKDYQQLAIIRRVVRDLNVPVQIVGSETVREENGLAMSSRNRYLTPEQRAQAPAIRRSLLQVRRRWLAGERDAAVLIQAYQAELQMHAPLGVIDYIACVDRDTLAPLTEVDANALLATAVFFDRTRLIDNLELDGTL; encoded by the coding sequence ATGACCCTTCTACCCACCCTTGCCGAACTGAACACATGGCGGTCTGCCCAGAGCGGGCCGGTCGTCTTTGTCCCCACCATGGGCGCCCTGCATGAGGGGCACCTGCAACTGATGCGGGATGCCCGCCAGATCGCCGGAGAGGGTGGCAGGGTGATCGTCAGCATCTTTGTGAACCCGCTCCAGTTTGGTCCCAAGGAGGACTTCGCCAAGTACCCGCGGGAACTGGAGGCGGATGCGGCCAAGTGCGCCTCCGTCGGCGTGGATGCGATCTTTGCCCCGGACGCGGCGGACATGTACCCGCCGGACCGGTCGGTGATGGTGCTGGAGACGAGGCTGAGCACGGGCCTCTGCGGGGCCAGTCGCCCGGGGCACTTCGATGGCGTGGGCACCGTGGTGCTGAAGCTCTTTAACCTGGTGCAGCCGCACACGGCGGTCTTTGGCAAGAAGGACTACCAGCAACTGGCGATCATCCGCCGCGTGGTGCGGGATCTGAATGTGCCGGTGCAGATCGTGGGCAGTGAGACGGTGCGGGAGGAGAACGGGCTGGCCATGAGCTCCCGGAACCGTTACCTCACCCCGGAACAGCGGGCGCAGGCCCCGGCGATCCGGCGCTCTCTGCTGCAGGTGCGGCGGCGCTGGCTGGCGGGGGAGCGGGATGCGGCGGTACTGATCCAGGCCTATCAGGCAGAATTGCAGATGCACGCGCCGCTGGGTGTGATCGACTACATCGCCTGTGTGGACCGGGACACTCTGGCACCGTTGACGGAGGTGGACGCGAATGCGCTGCTGGCCACGGCGGTGTTCTTTGACCGGACGCGGCTCATTGACAATCTGGAGCTGGACGGGACCCTTTGA
- the murJ gene encoding murein biosynthesis integral membrane protein MurJ, with translation MSDASPLSEQKPEKPAPSPSAKQSAAVSTKAFGIVTLAIFSSRLLGLVREMVLAALFAGENRKWLDCFNQAFRTPNMLRDLFAEGALSTAFVTTFSKKMQTEGDASAWDLARKMLTLAAIFMSIVSILGVLLAPVIIRLMAPGWMDDESKIHFTVLLAQIMYPFILLVSLAALVMGMLNAKKVFGIPAVSSTFFNLGSMIVGGAVGWYLDPSFGPKALIGFAIGTLAGGLAQLLIQVPSLRKIGFKFKPDFRWRGDTGVGKVLQLMWPAVISGSVVQFNVFLSSIFASCLLVKDGPVTWLGQAFRLVQLPLGLFGVAVATVTVPAMSRLATEGITPEFKHTLVKGIKLVFLMTLPAAVGLAILAEPIVGLIFQRGRSTYYDTQMSAIALQSYAWGLVFYSAIKVIQPAFYAIDKRFVPLKVSFVAVGVSALMNTLTVFVFKLGHEWLALSTSVSALVNFSLLFLAMRKVAGRMQGRSLAINVGKLLIAVVCMAGVCWLGQATILSDWRHQHTAMRLVSLFVTIGGAAAVYFGVNALLRNEELDGFKAIVMRKLGRK, from the coding sequence ATGAGCGACGCCAGTCCCCTTTCTGAACAGAAACCAGAAAAACCCGCCCCGTCACCCAGCGCGAAGCAGAGTGCGGCGGTGAGCACCAAGGCCTTCGGGATTGTCACCCTGGCGATCTTTAGCAGCCGCCTGCTGGGGCTGGTGCGCGAGATGGTGCTGGCGGCGCTGTTCGCCGGGGAAAACCGCAAGTGGCTGGACTGCTTCAACCAGGCGTTCCGCACGCCGAACATGCTGCGGGACCTGTTCGCGGAGGGGGCGCTGTCCACGGCCTTTGTCACCACCTTCTCCAAGAAGATGCAGACAGAGGGCGATGCGTCTGCCTGGGACCTTGCGCGGAAGATGCTGACCTTGGCGGCGATCTTCATGAGCATTGTCTCCATTTTGGGGGTGCTCCTGGCTCCCGTTATCATCCGGCTGATGGCACCGGGGTGGATGGATGACGAGAGCAAGATCCACTTCACGGTCCTGCTGGCGCAGATCATGTACCCCTTCATCCTGCTGGTGTCCCTGGCGGCGCTGGTGATGGGGATGCTGAATGCGAAAAAGGTCTTCGGCATCCCGGCGGTGTCTTCCACGTTCTTCAACCTCGGTTCCATGATCGTGGGCGGGGCGGTGGGCTGGTACTTGGATCCCAGCTTTGGCCCCAAGGCGCTGATCGGCTTCGCGATTGGCACGCTGGCAGGCGGTCTGGCGCAGCTCCTCATTCAGGTGCCCTCGCTGAGGAAAATCGGGTTCAAGTTCAAGCCAGACTTCCGGTGGCGCGGGGATACGGGGGTGGGCAAGGTGCTCCAGCTCATGTGGCCAGCGGTGATTTCTGGCAGCGTGGTGCAGTTCAACGTGTTCCTCAGCAGCATCTTCGCCTCCTGCCTGCTGGTGAAAGACGGCCCGGTGACCTGGCTGGGGCAGGCGTTCCGGCTGGTGCAGCTCCCGCTGGGCCTCTTTGGCGTGGCGGTGGCGACGGTGACGGTGCCCGCGATGTCCCGCCTGGCGACGGAGGGGATCACGCCGGAGTTCAAGCACACGCTGGTGAAGGGGATCAAGCTGGTCTTCCTGATGACGCTGCCTGCGGCGGTGGGGCTGGCGATCCTGGCGGAGCCGATTGTGGGCCTGATTTTCCAGCGCGGCCGGTCCACCTACTACGACACCCAGATGTCCGCGATCGCCCTGCAGAGCTATGCCTGGGGTCTCGTGTTCTACTCAGCGATCAAGGTGATCCAGCCCGCGTTCTACGCGATCGACAAGCGTTTTGTCCCGCTGAAGGTCAGCTTTGTGGCGGTGGGGGTGAGTGCCCTGATGAACACGCTGACGGTCTTTGTCTTCAAGCTGGGGCATGAGTGGCTGGCGCTGAGCACGAGCGTGTCTGCGCTGGTGAACTTCAGCCTGCTTTTTCTGGCCATGCGGAAGGTGGCGGGTCGCATGCAGGGGCGGAGCCTGGCGATCAATGTGGGCAAGCTCCTCATCGCGGTCGTCTGCATGGCGGGCGTCTGCTGGCTGGGGCAGGCCACGATCCTCTCAGACTGGCGGCATCAGCACACGGCCATGCGATTGGTGAGTTTGTTTGTAACCATCGGGGGGGCTGCAGCCGTCTATTTCGGGGTCAATGCCCTGCTGCGGAATGAAGAATTGGATGGCTTCAAGGCCATCGTCATGCGCAAGCTGGGGCGGAAATAA
- a CDS encoding ABC transporter ATP-binding protein, which yields MIEANGLTKRFTAGRLALDDVSFSVKDGEITGLLGHNGAGKSTVLGIMLGMVRPDAGEVTLAGHSVQKERSRALRHVGAIFEAPSFYEYMSGWQNLRSLCALSGWWEEKEVVRVLQLVNLHERVHHKVRTYSHGMRQRLALAQALLPMPKILLLDEPTDGLDPEGIHEFRSTVLALRKEHGLTILLNSHLLAEVELMCDRCVILKAGHKVYDGALGRREETAREYLLDTPDTERARYIVQRCGAVWKEKGLVELPGQMGGPALLEQLVLDGVKVQAWTPHRKTLEDWYLELSANPNTAA from the coding sequence ATGATTGAGGCAAACGGACTCACCAAACGATTCACCGCGGGCCGGCTGGCGCTGGACGACGTCAGCTTCTCCGTCAAGGATGGGGAAATAACCGGACTGCTGGGCCACAACGGGGCGGGCAAAAGCACGGTGCTGGGCATCATGCTGGGCATGGTGCGGCCAGATGCCGGGGAGGTGACGCTGGCGGGGCACAGTGTGCAGAAGGAGCGCTCCCGGGCACTGCGCCATGTGGGGGCCATCTTTGAGGCACCCTCGTTTTACGAATACATGAGCGGCTGGCAGAATCTCCGCTCCCTGTGTGCCCTGAGCGGCTGGTGGGAGGAGAAGGAGGTGGTGCGGGTGTTGCAACTGGTGAACCTGCACGAGCGGGTGCATCACAAGGTGCGCACCTACAGTCACGGCATGCGCCAGCGGCTGGCCCTGGCCCAGGCGCTGCTGCCCATGCCGAAGATCCTGCTGCTGGATGAACCGACTGACGGGCTGGACCCGGAGGGGATTCACGAGTTCCGCTCCACCGTGCTGGCATTGAGGAAAGAACACGGCCTGACCATCCTGCTGAACTCCCACCTGCTGGCGGAGGTGGAGCTCATGTGTGACCGCTGCGTGATCCTGAAGGCGGGGCACAAGGTGTACGACGGGGCCCTGGGCCGGCGGGAGGAGACGGCGCGGGAGTACCTGCTGGACACGCCGGACACGGAGCGGGCCAGGTACATCGTGCAGCGCTGCGGTGCGGTGTGGAAGGAAAAGGGCCTCGTGGAGCTGCCGGGGCAGATGGGTGGCCCGGCCCTGCTGGAGCAGCTGGTGCTGGACGGCGTGAAGGTGCAGGCCTGGACGCCGCACCGCAAGACCCTGGAAGATTGGTACCTCGAACTCTCGGCGAACCCGAACACGGCGGCATGA
- a CDS encoding helix-turn-helix domain-containing protein: protein MPTPHHPSAAVRRAMSKLGEDLRDARRRRQLPMSVVADRAFTSRSTLQRVEEGDTAVSIGIYAAVLQALGLLDGLGQLADLSRDRVGRELASVALPKRVRLKKMPHPKSSDV, encoded by the coding sequence ATGCCTACTCCCCATCACCCTTCTGCGGCGGTACGACGGGCCATGAGCAAGCTTGGAGAGGACCTTCGTGATGCTCGCCGTCGGCGACAGTTGCCGATGTCGGTGGTGGCTGACCGTGCCTTTACCTCCCGCTCGACTTTGCAGAGAGTGGAGGAAGGGGACACTGCGGTCAGCATAGGAATCTATGCGGCCGTGCTACAGGCTCTGGGGCTGCTCGATGGGCTGGGGCAGTTGGCAGATTTGAGCCGGGATCGAGTGGGACGGGAACTCGCCAGCGTTGCCTTGCCGAAGCGTGTGCGCTTGAAGAAAATGCCTCATCCAAAAAGCAGCGATGTCTGA
- a CDS encoding type II secretion system protein has product MRTFLRTLRRPGGTCGFTLLEMLVTVVIIGILATLAVPATQRVVAGSRAVHCMGNLKGLGGALQLYLADHNNLMPTMLVARESKDSDEAVMDNTLSDYVDGTDVFCCKADNKGLFQKTGTSYLWNNLLNNQTAGDMNFMGFIRDGSRIPVMSDKENFHKYRDVQVNILYADGHVAKEIQFVVNDGQE; this is encoded by the coding sequence ATGAGAACCTTTCTGCGAACCCTGCGCCGCCCCGGTGGGACCTGCGGCTTCACCCTGCTGGAGATGCTGGTCACGGTGGTGATCATCGGCATCCTGGCCACCCTTGCCGTGCCCGCCACGCAGCGGGTGGTGGCGGGCTCCCGGGCGGTGCACTGCATGGGCAATCTGAAGGGGCTGGGTGGCGCGCTCCAGCTCTACCTGGCGGATCACAACAACCTCATGCCCACCATGCTGGTGGCGCGGGAGAGCAAGGACTCTGACGAGGCGGTGATGGACAACACCCTGAGTGACTACGTGGACGGCACGGACGTCTTCTGCTGCAAGGCGGACAACAAGGGCCTCTTCCAGAAGACGGGCACGAGCTACCTGTGGAACAACCTGCTGAACAACCAGACGGCCGGAGACATGAACTTCATGGGCTTCATCCGGGACGGCAGCCGCATCCCGGTGATGAGTGACAAGGAGAACTTCCACAAGTACCGCGACGTGCAGGTGAACATCCTGTACGCGGACGGGCATGTGGCGAAGGAGATCCAGTTCGTGGTGAATGACGGCCAGGAGTGA
- a CDS encoding SGNH/GDSL hydrolase family protein has translation MKLPFSRFLAPLSLAVGLLFGAGLAEGAEPRTVIAYGDSITQGGALSAEEKNRLWVTLVEAQSGGKLKLINEGKGGRPTKSLPEFEAMLTRQTKADALIIALGANDARLDIKETCVPNAVANVTKMIELARKAYGAKLPILLVGPTNIRKDALGPSKPIAKEREAKVKELGEGFEKLAKEQGCAFVNLYGVVSDASLAKDGVHPDGAGNEAMAKVLLPAVEGLGS, from the coding sequence ATGAAGCTTCCTTTTTCTCGTTTCCTCGCTCCGTTGTCTCTGGCGGTGGGTTTGTTGTTCGGTGCCGGTTTGGCAGAGGGTGCGGAACCCAGGACGGTGATCGCGTATGGTGACTCCATCACGCAAGGCGGGGCATTGAGTGCTGAGGAGAAGAACAGGCTCTGGGTGACGCTGGTGGAGGCGCAGTCCGGCGGGAAGCTCAAGCTCATCAATGAAGGCAAGGGCGGCCGGCCCACGAAGTCGCTGCCGGAGTTTGAAGCCATGCTGACGCGTCAGACCAAGGCGGATGCACTGATCATTGCGCTGGGGGCGAATGATGCGCGGCTGGACATCAAGGAGACGTGTGTGCCCAACGCGGTGGCGAATGTGACGAAGATGATCGAGCTGGCCCGCAAGGCCTACGGCGCGAAGCTGCCCATCCTGCTGGTGGGGCCGACGAACATCCGGAAGGATGCGCTGGGGCCGTCCAAGCCGATCGCGAAGGAGCGGGAGGCGAAGGTGAAGGAACTGGGCGAGGGGTTTGAGAAGCTGGCCAAGGAACAGGGCTGCGCGTTTGTGAATCTCTACGGCGTGGTGTCGGATGCGAGCCTGGCCAAGGATGGCGTGCATCCCGATGGCGCGGGGAACGAGGCGATGGCGAAGGTGTTGCTGCCTGCGGTGGAGGGGTTGGGGAGTTGA
- a CDS encoding ABC transporter permease, protein MTLFLIQWGAELRKMLSRKRTFIGFGAFLLLEAVLLYVFKRDGSASFFRRIISRQGEAFESYFSALTLAFLIVASAVFILGAIYITLVAGDVVAKESEDGNLRLLLARPISRLRLLVLKFLSCIVYSWILIQFIAWSALGLGVALQGWGGGLFVFAPDQGVLEFYNAADGLYRYALASVALSLSMSLAACVAFFFSCWRIKPSAATITALSYLLIDMIVKRGKFMESYKHLLMTSYMESWVHLYAERIPWALLLRNYSILAGVGLTLFVLGVLVFESRDLKS, encoded by the coding sequence ATGACACTTTTTCTCATCCAATGGGGCGCGGAGCTGCGCAAGATGCTCTCCCGGAAGCGCACCTTCATCGGCTTTGGCGCGTTCCTGCTGCTGGAGGCGGTGCTGCTCTATGTGTTCAAGCGGGATGGTTCCGCGAGCTTCTTCCGCCGCATCATCTCGCGGCAGGGGGAGGCGTTTGAGTCCTACTTTTCTGCGCTCACCCTGGCATTCCTGATTGTGGCCTCGGCGGTGTTCATCCTGGGCGCGATCTACATCACCCTGGTGGCGGGGGATGTGGTGGCGAAGGAGAGTGAGGATGGCAACCTGCGCCTGCTGCTGGCGCGGCCGATCAGCCGGCTCCGGCTGCTGGTGCTGAAGTTCCTGAGCTGTATTGTTTATTCCTGGATCCTCATCCAGTTCATTGCGTGGTCGGCTCTGGGGCTGGGGGTGGCGCTCCAGGGGTGGGGTGGGGGGCTCTTTGTCTTTGCTCCGGATCAGGGGGTGCTGGAGTTCTACAATGCGGCGGACGGTCTGTACCGGTATGCCCTGGCCTCGGTGGCGCTGAGTCTGAGCATGAGCCTGGCGGCGTGTGTGGCGTTTTTCTTCTCCTGCTGGCGGATCAAGCCCTCTGCCGCGACCATCACGGCCCTGTCGTACCTGCTGATCGACATGATCGTGAAGCGGGGGAAGTTCATGGAAAGCTACAAGCACCTCCTCATGACCTCCTACATGGAGTCCTGGGTGCATCTGTACGCGGAGCGCATCCCGTGGGCGCTGCTGCTGAGAAACTACTCCATCCTCGCCGGGGTGGGCTTGACGTTGTTCGTGCTCGGTGTCCTCGTATTCGAGAGTCGCGATCTCAAGTCCTAG
- a CDS encoding DUF1772 domain-containing protein codes for MQKPARWKHAVPYGLGALWKGSLGGRPAACASPLADWEEVRDRWLWYHHVRAIAETAGFLLLLGAAFCYVGNR; via the coding sequence ATGCAGAAGCCAGCCCGCTGGAAGCATGCGGTCCCTTATGGCTTGGGAGCGTTGTGGAAGGGAAGCTTGGGGGGCAGGCCAGCGGCCTGCGCTTCCCCCCTTGCGGACTGGGAGGAGGTGCGGGATCGCTGGCTCTGGTATCACCACGTGCGGGCCATCGCAGAGACGGCGGGATTCCTCTTGCTGCTGGGGGCGGCTTTCTGTTACGTTGGCAACCGTTGA
- a CDS encoding type II toxin-antitoxin system HipA family toxin: MSDFEVHVSLGGETRRVGLARCNVARGRETILFEYADTWLQDGDRFALEPALGLTRGTFAPLEGLSVHGALGDSAPDTWGRRLMQRAERRLAEREGRAVRTLMESDYLLGVADETRLGALRFRRVGGKEELFLAPTKSGVPALIDLGRLLQSTERILRDEETEDDLQLVFAPGSSLGGARPKASLMDQHGHLSIAKFPKETDEYSIETWEEIALRLADRAGIVTPQHSLVQVAGRAVLLSRRFDRVKTSRIPFLSAMAMLGARDGERGSYPEMVDALTRHGARATADAHALYRRVAFNVLISNVDDHLRNHGFLWEGRAGWVLSPAYDLNPVPVDLKARVLTTNIDLDEGSCSLDLLESAADYFALSLGQARTIIKEVAAVTATWRETAKEAGARSAEIHRMASAFEHDELRRAQAL; encoded by the coding sequence ATGTCTGATTTCGAGGTCCACGTGTCTCTGGGAGGCGAGACCAGGCGAGTGGGCCTGGCACGGTGCAACGTAGCGCGTGGTCGAGAAACGATCCTCTTTGAGTACGCGGATACGTGGCTGCAAGATGGGGATCGATTTGCCCTGGAACCGGCGCTTGGACTGACTCGTGGCACCTTTGCCCCCTTGGAGGGGCTCTCCGTGCACGGTGCATTGGGGGATTCTGCGCCAGACACTTGGGGGCGACGGCTGATGCAGCGCGCCGAACGCCGTCTGGCTGAACGTGAGGGGCGGGCGGTACGGACGCTGATGGAGAGTGATTATTTGCTCGGTGTGGCGGACGAGACACGGCTTGGGGCGCTGAGATTCCGTCGGGTCGGGGGCAAGGAAGAGTTATTTCTCGCTCCCACCAAATCAGGGGTGCCCGCGCTCATTGACTTGGGGCGACTACTTCAAAGCACCGAACGGATCCTGCGTGATGAGGAGACGGAAGATGATTTGCAGCTCGTTTTTGCACCCGGATCGTCGTTGGGTGGGGCAAGGCCGAAGGCATCACTGATGGATCAACATGGGCATCTCTCGATTGCCAAGTTCCCGAAAGAAACGGACGAATACAGCATCGAGACATGGGAGGAGATTGCACTGCGGCTGGCTGATCGGGCTGGCATCGTCACACCGCAGCACTCGCTGGTGCAGGTGGCAGGACGGGCGGTGTTGCTTTCCCGGCGATTTGATCGGGTGAAGACCTCGCGCATCCCCTTTCTGTCTGCCATGGCCATGCTAGGGGCTCGGGACGGTGAGCGTGGGAGCTACCCGGAAATGGTGGATGCGCTCACGCGTCATGGCGCGAGAGCGACTGCTGACGCCCACGCTCTGTATCGAAGGGTGGCGTTTAATGTGCTGATTTCCAATGTGGATGATCATTTGCGCAATCACGGCTTTCTCTGGGAGGGACGTGCCGGGTGGGTGCTCTCGCCTGCGTACGATCTCAATCCAGTGCCGGTAGATCTGAAGGCTCGGGTTCTAACCACTAACATCGACCTGGATGAAGGCTCTTGTTCGCTGGATCTGCTGGAGTCTGCGGCAGATTACTTCGCCCTTTCGCTTGGTCAGGCGCGGACCATCATCAAGGAGGTGGCAGCGGTGACGGCGACCTGGCGTGAAACCGCGAAAGAGGCTGGCGCTCGATCGGCGGAGATTCATCGCATGGCCAGCGCATTTGAGCATGACGAGCTCCGGCGGGCGCAGGCATTGTGA